In Zingiber officinale cultivar Zhangliang chromosome 3B, Zo_v1.1, whole genome shotgun sequence, a single window of DNA contains:
- the LOC122056534 gene encoding transcription termination factor MTERF15, mitochondrial-like: protein MNRFHLLSLISKTLAHNRPPRSGDTVLFSVFPYSSDAASAGSSTGQHMFMAQYLVESCGFDQKKAADTSKFLCGIKSRQQPDSVLAFLKSYDFDDKSVKNILVVFPQCLLLDVEKSLAPKFRAFQDLGLSRSDIVHLVRSNPVVLNNRFETILPKIRFWLSILGSKDLLVKLFKQNRWFLGYSVDKRVRPNLEILQEYGVTGQKLATILQYRPRIVLQKPDSLKSLISRVENLGVSRTSGMFHWTLSAVSAVHPNKFKMQLELFRGFGWSEDDYFAAFRKSPTFTNVSVKTLQRKMEFFVNEAGYASSDVMMYPVILTYSLEKRLIPRYQILIFLKFNGYIKNFGKLSTYISYSEKRFFEMYILRYKDECPDLIEFYASLKKH from the coding sequence ATGAACAGGTTCCATTTGTTGTCCCTCATCTCCAAAACTCTCGCTCATAATCGTCCTCCTCGTTCCGGCGATACCGTCCTGTTCTCCGTCTTCCCTTACTCTTCCGACGCCGCTTCCGCTGGCTCCAGCACTGGGCAACACATGTTCATGGCCCAGTATCTCGTCGAATCCTGCGGTTTCGACCAGAAGAAGGCCGCTGATACCTCGAAGTTTCTCTGCGGCATCAAATCGCGGCAGCAGCCAGACTCCGTCCTTGCCTTCTTAAAAAGTTACGACTTCGACGACAAATCTGTGAAAAATATCCTAGTTGTCTTTCCCCAATGTCTTCTTTTGGACGTAGAGAAATCTCTGGCCCCAAAGTTCCGAGCTTTCCAGGATCTGGGTCTCTCCCGATCCGACATCGTCCACCTCGTCCGATCTAATCCCGTCGTCCTCAATAACAGATTTGAAACCATTCTGCCAAAGATCCGATTTTGGCTAAGCATTCTTGGGTCCAAGGATTTGCTGGTGAAGCTGTTCAAGCAAAACCGGTGGTTTCTTGGGTACAGTGTCGATAAAAGGGTCCGACCCAACCTCGAGATTCTACAGGAGTATGGAGTCACTGGCCAGAAGCTCGCTACTATCTTGCAGTATCGACCGAGGATTGTGTTGCAGAAACCTGATTCATTGAAATCATTGATCAGTCGCGTGGAGAACTTGGGAGTGTCGCGGACATCAGGGATGTTCCACTGGACCCTGTCGGCTGTCAGTGCGGTGCATCCAAACAAGTTCAAGATGCAATTGGAGTTGTTCAGGGGCTTCGGGTGGTCCGAAGATGATTATTTTGCTGCATTCCGAAAGTCTCCTACCTTTACCAATGTATCTGTGAAGACTTTGCAGAGAAAAATGGAGTTCTTTGTGAATGAGGCTGGATATGCTTCATCTGACGTAATGATGTATCCAGTGATATTAACatatagcttggagaaaaggttgATTCCGAGATATCAGATCTTGATATTCTTGAAGTTCAACGGATACATCAAAAATTTTGGCAAGTTGTCGACGTACATAAGTTATTCAGAGAAGAGATTCTTTGAGATGTATATCCTTCGCTATAAGGATGAGTGTCCTGATCTGATTGAATTCTATGCAAGTTTAAAAAAACACTAA